One window of the Zea mays cultivar B73 chromosome 3, Zm-B73-REFERENCE-NAM-5.0, whole genome shotgun sequence genome contains the following:
- the LOC103649747 gene encoding probable carboxylesterase 15 produces the protein MSGSTAPPHVVEDFLGVIQIFSDGSIVRGDESTIRPSGPCSDVPGVQWKDAVYEATRGLKVRVYKPPPTPGGGNQGKLPVLVYFHGGGYCGGAYDHPLLHSCCQRFAAELPAVVLSVQYRLAPEHRLPAAVEDGAAFFSWLRSQAQAQPAAPGAAAADPWLAESADFSRTFVSGGSAGANLAHHIVVRIASGQIALGAAVRVAGYVLFSAFFGSVERVATESDPPAGVYLTVETIDQLWRMALPVGATRDHPLANPFGPGSPSLEPLPLPPALVVAPERDVLHGHVRRYAARLREMGKPVELAEFAGEGHAFFVGPWSEARDELMRILKRFVNQSAALG, from the coding sequence ATGTCCGGCAGCACGGCGCCGCCGCACGTCGTGGAGGACTTCTTAGGCGTCATCCAGATCTTCAGCGATGGCTCCATCGTCCGCGGCGACGAGTCGACCATCAGGCCGTCAGGGCCGTGCTCGGACGTCCCCGGCGTCCAGTGGAAGGACGCCGTGTACGAGGCGACTCGCGGCCTCAAGGTCCGCGTGTACAAGCCGCCGCCGACCCCCGGCGGCGGCAACCAGGGCAAGCTCCCGGTGCTGGTGTACTTCCACGGAGGGGGCTACTGCGGCGGCGCCTACGACCACCCCTTGTTGCACTCCTGCTGCCAGCGCTTCGCCGCCGAGCTCCCCGCCGTCGTGCTCTCAGTCCAGTACCGCCTCGCCCCGGAGCACCGCCTCCCCGCGGCGGTAGAAGACGGCGCCGCGTTCTTCTCCTGGCTGCGCTCGCAGGCGCAGGCGCAGCCTGCTGCaccgggcgccgccgccgccgacccgTGGCTCGCCGAATcggccgacttctcccggacgtTCGTGTCCGGCGGGTCGGCCGGCGCCAACCTGGCCCACCACATCGTGGTCCGGATCGCCTCTGGGCAGATCGCGCTCGGCGCCGCGGTGCGCGTCGCCGGGTACGTCCTCTTCTCCGCGTTCTTTGGCAGCGTCGAGCGCGTGGCGACGGAGTCCGATCCCCCGGCCGGCGTGTACCTGACGGTGGAGACGATTGACCAGCTCTGGCGCATGGCGCTGCCGGTGGGGGCCACCCGGGACCACCCGCTGGCGAACCCGTTCGGCCCGGGCAGCCCGAGCCTGGaaccgctgccgctgccgccggcGCTCGTCGTGGCGCCCGAGCGCGACGTGCTGCACGGCCACGTGCGGCGCTACGCCGCCAGGCTCAGGGAGATGGGGAAGCCCGTGGAGCTCGCCGAGTTCGCGGGGGAAGGGCATGCCTTCTTTGTCGGACCGTGGAGCGAAGCGAGGGATGAGCTGATGCGAATCTTGAAGCGCTTCGTGAACCAGAGCGCTGCTCTCGGCTGA